The Fragaria vesca subsp. vesca linkage group LG2, FraVesHawaii_1.0, whole genome shotgun sequence genome includes a window with the following:
- the LOC101310851 gene encoding indole-3-acetic acid-induced protein ARG2-like, whose amino-acid sequence MARSFSNAKLLSALVSNTIARRGYAAGSPGLAAVRGEVAAASVTRSVNLEKKSGEDKVGSVFKVSWVPNPKTGVYGPENRADEIDVAELRNALLKKH is encoded by the exons ATGGCTCGTTCTTTCTCCAACGCTAAGCTTCTCTCCGCTCTCGTCTCCAACACAATCGCCAG ACGTGGATACGCGGCGGGGTCACCAGGACTTGCGGCGGTTAGAGGAGAGGTTGCTGCGGCTTCTGTTACTAGAAGCGTAAACCTAGAGAAGAAATCAGGTGAAGACAAGGTGGGGTCCGTCTTTAAGGTCTCGTGGGTCCCTAACCCCAAGACCGGCGTTTATGGACCGGAAAACCGCGCCGATGAGATCGACGTGGCTGAGCTCCGTAACGCTCTCCTGAAGAAGCACTGA
- the LOC101311147 gene encoding uncharacterized protein LOC101311147: protein MSLPAILAVLLLLSPLSFSAADDDTRSAYDVIQDFNFPMGILPKGVTGYDLDRSNGKWAAYFDGACSFSLEGSYQLKYKSTITGTISNNRLKDLTGVSVKVLFLWLNIVEVSRSGDDLDFSVGIASASFPIDNFYECPQCGCGLNCSPAPPQVRKIKMKKSLVSSI, encoded by the coding sequence ATGTCTCTCCCGGCCATTCTCGCGGTCCTCCTCCTCCTATCACCCTTATCCTTTTCCGCCGCCGATGACGACACACGGTCGGCCTACGACGTCATCCAGGACTTCAACTTCCCGATGGGGATTCTCCCCAAGGGCGTCACCGGCTACGACCTCGACCGGAGCAACGGCAAGTGGGCCGCCTACTTCGACGGCGCGTGCAGCTTCTCGCTCGAAGGCTCGTACCAGCTCAAGTACAAGTCCACCATCACCGGCACCATCTCCAACAACAGGCTCAAGGACCTGACCGGAGTCAGCGTTAAGGTCTTGTTCCTGTGGCTCAATATCGTCGAGGTTTCACGCAGCGGCGACGACCTGGACTTCTCGGTGGGGATCGCGTCGGCGTCGTTTCCGATTGATAATTTCTACGAGTGTCCGCAGTGCGGGTGTGGATTGAATTGCAGCCCGGCGCCGCCGCAAGTGAGGAAGATTAAGATGAAGAAGTCTCTGGTTTCTTCTATTTGA
- the LOC101311433 gene encoding uncharacterized protein LOC101311433, giving the protein MATVPCLILFFLVSFSISTPSASVKDELTAYEALEEYDFPVGILPKGVLSYELDNSTGEFSVYLNGSCTFSIDSYELKYKSTITGVITNDKISSLSGIKVKVLFLWLSIVTVVRDDDEIEFSVGIASADFAVSNFVESPTCGCGFDCVNVDGRKIKFDDQSQLSSA; this is encoded by the coding sequence CTTTCTGGTCTCCTTTTCCATCTCAACCCCATCTGCATCTGTCAAGGACGAGTTGACAGCTTACGAAGCACTCGAAGAGTATGACTTCCCAGTTGGCATCCTTCCCAAAGGCGTGCTAAGCTACGAGCTAGACAATTCCACAGGTGAATTCTCAGTCTACTTGAATGGCTCTTGTACCTTTTCTATTGATTCATATGAGCTCAAGTACAAGTCCACCATAACCGGTGTGATCACCAACGACAAGATCTCGAGCTTGAGTGGTATCAAGGTCAAGGTGCTGTTCCTATGGTTGAGCATTGTCACAGTTGTTCGAGACGACGATGAGATCGAGTTCTCTGTTGGTATCGCCTCCGCGGACTTCGCGGTCAGTAATTTTGTGGAGAGCCCGACGTGCGGATGTGGGTTTGATTGTGTCAATGTGGATGGAAGGAAGATCAAGTTTGATGATCAGTCACAACTGTCCTCTGCTTAA